The DNA sequence CAGAATCTCCCTCAGCCTGTGTAGAGCCACTCAGTCAACCTATGACCTAAGGGGAGATAGTGTGTTCACTTGGCACGTGAAGACCGCCTCATCTTTGCACACAAAGCCACTTCCAAACTACAAATCTGGAAGCTACTGCAGCTCAAACACTCCCCCGCACCTTGTCCCATGCACTGCAACTCAGTTTTCCAGGGCGCGGAACTTTGGTTTTCGCTCCCCAAAAATGTTAGGGAAAGAcaatttctcccttcttcccccaaGACAAACAATTAAGAAGAAAGTAACATTAAACTCATTTGAACTAAAAAATCAAAGATAGAGAGCCCGGCTTAATGCTCTCAGAAGGATTTAGCTTTTTTAAATGAGACTCTCTAGAGCCAAAGGAATGAAGCACTAATAGTAGGACTTCAGTAGAGACCTGGAAACACTCCCCAAACCAAAGCACTTCTTTTAAGACCAATCCGGGCACTGCACTCATGCATCATCAATCACTCGTGGCCTCCCTCTCAGGGCAGCTAAGAGTCCACGACCAAGGCTGAGGGACACGGCCTCACCATGTGCCCAGCTCTGAGGATCCAGTAGAAAGCCAGGTTCTTGTAGGACTTGACGAAAGCAGATGTTTCCGAAGACTCAGGGTCACTGTACACGGCCTTCCACTTCAGCTGCTTGAATTTGGGCAGATCTGCCCACTTCAGTTTCCGCACCCAGGCCTCCTGACCTGGTGAGAGGGACAGAGTAGGGCCTGGCATCAACAGCTGGTTGGGGTAGAAACAAAAATCTAGATCCCATCGCTTTGCCCTTCCCAAACTGTAACATGCATAGAGCCCATCCTAGATCTGGTTAAAATGCAAACTGGGAGTCAGTAGGTCTGGGGAGGGCCCGAGACTCTGCCTTTCCAGTGAACTCCCAGTGATGCCCAAGATACCCAGAAGAAACCTAAATGCTGAGAAGCCTGACTGCGTttgcctctgcctttcccaccACTGTATGCTCTGAAGGAAGGAAACTGGGGACCTCTGCAGGTGGTAAGACTCTCTGGAGGACTGTGAAgtctcagggtggggagatgcTAACGGGGATCCCCTGGGCAGGTCATAGAAGAAACACAGAACCCTTTCAGAGTGGCCTTAGTGCCCTTGGCTTACAACTGGCGGAAATATTCAATCCCACTCACCTTAAGAGGTGCGTCATAGACCTGTCAGACCAGGTGCCTCGATTTACCTGCTGGTTCTGAGAACCTGCCTCTCAGTCCTTACCTGGCCCTACTGAAACAGAACCACAAAGGCCATTTCCCTCGGGTCTTCAGGTTTAGAGCAGCAGGGTTTAGTTTTAATTCAGCCTGCAGAGCTTACCACCTACTGGGCCTGTGACAAAGACTCAACAGTGCCTTGATCCCATGGCCAggatctattttctatttttggcaGGAGTAGGTGTAGTGTGTTTCTTAATCATACATAAGGGCCTCAAAATCTGGCAGGCCCAGGCTTCTCTAAGGGGTCAccatgatgagggagcaggaggctagCCGAGGGCAAGCAGAGGCTGACACCCTGCAAATgcccggcccccccacccccaggcaggaTCTGGGACACATTcttcaggcactcctggctgccttaaagctaagggaaggaaaagcaaatgaTTCCCTAACAGAGATCACAGTCCAGCAAGACCTGCGcttccctcagtttacaaatgttttcatgatttacaagaaaaaagcaTTCTTAGCAATCACCTCACTACCAgaaggaaactcccaactgtcttaatgttaatgctttaCTAGAGGGAGAAACTACTTGAACTCGACAATAGCAAGGCCTCCAATATCTTATAGGTCCGCTTTAGCATACAAAAgttttgaaaatcaaaaaaaaaaaaaaagttttgaaccACCCCCCCCTTTTCCTTACCCCCAACTCCAGAGTATATAATCAGCCTCCCCTCAAaagcccagggcagcagctctttccgcccatgggtcctgtccgtGTACTTTCAGAAAATCACCGttctgcaccaaagatgtctcaagaattctttcttggcgatcagctccagacctcaccccaccaaacctcacctacaTTCAAAAACCGTGTCAACACCTCTGTTCTCTTCAAAGAGGTCAGGCAGATGAATGGAACATGAAATGGCCTTCTTCCTGGCATTTCAACGTCACCAGCCCCAAGAGTGGCATGTCTGGGGCCAGTTCCCTTCCAGCTCAACCTACCGAACTGTCTCCATGGGTCCCTCAGAGTGCTTTCCTACCTATGGTGTCCACGATGAGATCGAGCTGGCCATTATAGATGGTCACGTTGACGCCGGCTTCCAGCAGCTCGTCCACGATGCTGATGACGGGCTTCATGAAGTCCCCCTCCATGTTCTGGAAGACATTGGCAGACTGGCCTACacatgaggaaagagaaagaggtaagtgCCAGCATCAAGGGCACCTTTCAGACCAGAACATCCTGGGCTCCGGATGTAAGTAACCACTGTGCTTCACCTAACAAAGGCTGAGCCCAAGTGCTTCACCAACAGGGACCAGCCAGTCCAGAAATCCATGCCCTGAGCCAGTCACCTGAAGCCTAGTACCCACACAGATAGAGCTTGGTAGGCTGGTCATATCAGGGAACAATCTCTGCTTTGGGGCACGTGTTAGTTTCCCTCCTTAGCTAAGGAACACCAGGGCCACACTGTAAGTCCTGCACAAGGGAGGCCACCCTACTAATAAACCAAATCAGACCCAAAGCAATGCGGAGCCTCCCCACCAGGGAGCCACAGCGAGGACGAGCCCCAGGCAAGAGAGGAGATGGTTGACACCGCACCCCTGGCAGATTCCGGACCGTCATCTGTGACACTGAACCCCACAGTGACACCCCACAACGACAGCAGCTACTACCCATTTCTGTCCACTAGTCATTGGGTTAAGCAAGCACTTTGCAAACAACATTGCATTTCCTCTTCACCAATCCCGGGAGGTAAGGGGTCCTAAcctgagcagtggttaaagcagaCGAGGGTCCAAGAGGCTAAGAAACATGCCCGCAGTGACAGAGCTGGTCAGTGGCAGGCGGGGCTGTGAGCACAGGCCTGGTGGGCCCCACGTGTGTGCGGAGACTTAACTGCAAACTCGAGCTCAACACCCTGGGTGTGGGTATAGGCCAGCCAGTGTGTCCTTTCCCAGACACAGCTGGAGCCACAAAGAGTTTTCTCTATCACTCATCATCTGCCAAAATGGAGTCTCCTTGCCTGTCCAGCTGCACAGGGCAGGAAGGGTCCGGGGAACCAGAGAAGCTGGCGCTGGAGAACACAGTCACAGGGACCCATGAAAggggcagagcaggagaggggctcTTGCAGGCTTGACCTTAGCTGCCTTCCTGTGACCTGTAACGGCTCACACCCCTATTCTCAGTGCCCCCGGCTTCCCGGAGGGGGGTACTCCCTGAAAGCTCTGAcattggattatttttatttgatctaATTAACTccctccaaccccacccccatttctaCAAAACTGTAAGGGGTGAGGCAGAAATGAAGACACCGGAGCTCGGAGGAGTCCTCGGCGAACTGTAATTTGGGAGGAGTGCCCGTGTACCCTGAGGAAGCCGGGGCTGGAGCCGCATCTTAGCCTCTCAGCAGCTGTCAAGGGGCTGCTCTAGAAAGGCATCGCTTTGGGAGAGCTCACACATAAAGGAAGCTCTCTTCAGCTTGGCCTGTCTCCCCTCCAGGGATCTGGGAGTCCCACTGGCTCACAGCCTTCCTATAGGACTGAGTTCTGATCTCTGGTCCTGTTTTCTGAAGACCAATAGTTCCTAATATGGCCCCCAGAACAGAAGGCCCTGGAACCACATCCAGCAtgaggaggcagaggtgggggttCGGGGGGACTGAGAAGGGGTGGTGCGGAGGGGGGCTGGCCAGGGAGCTGGTCAAAACCCACCCCAAAGGACCTTGGTCTGGAAGTCACACCCACAACCCCCCGGTGGCTTTAGGCTTGGCTTTTTAATctcaggtgttttttttgttgttgttgttttgttttgtttttaattatggaaAACCTCCAACTGATAACAAACAGTCAGAAGAGTGAGAGGATTCCCAGGTGCCCACAATCTGGCTTCAACAATTCTCAACGCCCACCCCATCCGCtcattcccctccccacccacttccctacCAAGGTCTTACTCTGAACCGATTTTGGCAGGTTATTTACTGTCTGTGCATGTGCTTGCTCACCTATAAAGCGTGGCCAGTAATGCGGTCCTATCTGCAACCTGTCCTCACCATCAACAAAGCCCATTCTTCAAATTCAGGCCTCTGAACCCGCACCTCTACTGCTCCACACCCCACAGAGGGCCCTTTATCAGGTCGCCGAAGTACCTACCTCCCCAGGAGCAATCCTCAGGAATAATTTTGAGCTTCTTCCTGATGGGACCATTCATGAGCTGACTCAGGGAGTCCTGCTGGAGGTGTCTCACGTAGCGCTGGTAAAGATGAACTGAAACAAACTGGCACCCGGTGAGCCAAGGGACTGGAAATACCACCCAGAGAATGTCTTCCCCCGAGGCTGGGACAGTGTCTAAGAGGGAGGCTTTCAGCTGGAAGATGGAAAGCGTCACCTTCATTTACCCCAGATGGAGGAAGAAAGCCAGAAAGCCACTGGATGTGTCGAGATGCTTTATAAATTGTGATCACTgcactttatgtattttggggccATTGAGACTATCCAGCACAGCCCAAGGCAGTCAGTTGAGACATGGAATGTAGAGGCTCCCGCAGCCTTTATAGACCTATGAAGGGAGGACACTGGGGCGTTcagcatcctcagcaaagctggCTCAGCTGAAGGACAGCTCAGTCCAGCTTTCAGAAGGACTGTAATGTTCAATGGGCAGAAGATGGTTTCCAAATGTCAAAAACAAGTGaaagtaaaaatagtaaataaaatctttaaaaatttaaaaaaaaattttaaaaattcaaaatacaaaaatgttaagaatttttaaaaaattaaaaatattttaaaaattagaaaaagaaaaacaaaaagcaagcgaaagaagccagatgcaaaagacCACCCACTGTATGGTTCCATTTAGACCAAATGTCTGTTTCTAGAAACACAGACAGATCAGTGACTGCCTGGGGGCTGGGTGTGGGACCCGAAACCAACTGCCAGGAGACACAGGATCTTTCTGGCATGATGGAAATTTCTAGAACTGGACTATGGTGATGGCGGTGAGCAGCTTTGTGAATACACTGAAACCACTGAATCCTACACTTAACATGGGTGAATTTTGTGGCGTGTAAACTATGTTACTGAAGTTAAAAGAACTGATTCTCTCTTGCATGGAGATGGAGACAGGGGTCTTGCAACGTCAAGGTTCACTTACCTAGGGGGCTCTGGGTGAATTCTAGGCTCGACTTCACCGCAGATGTGGGAGTGCTTTTAGTTAAGATGTTATAGAAGTTCACGCCATCTGTGTTCTGAAATACAGAATGGTAACTggctgtttgtttatttatctattaacgAAGCTGCATAATAGAGAGGTAACTGGCTTTCCATCTTATCCGAGAACAGCTTGAACTTTGTAACAATTTGCCAGGACCAGAAAGAAATGCAGCTCAGAGGGCTGAGACCGGCCGTCAGCCTgatcctggggcagggggagtgagCAGTTTATCCACATGGAGCTCAGATGCTGGAGAAAACCAAGGGACCACGTGTTATTCTACAAGGAGAACAGGGCTAAGGAGGGTCCTGCACACTCATCCTCAGCTGTGCATTCTTCTGTCCTGGCTCGCTGGGGGCAGAATGTTGCCTGGCAAGAATTCAAACATTCACTTCTGTAAGACATATCATTTCTCAGGATGACCATACATTCGGTCAAGGGACAAGCGGGTCTGGCAGGCCTGGGGTGGTTTTCTGACCTCATCACTGATTCATCGGCTTTATTGTTTAGCACGTGACCCTTTTCAGATCTGCGGGGAGTCTCAGAATAGACCCAAACCCTGGTAGCACCAACCAGGGGGCCCTAGCTCCACGTGGGAACAAGGCAAGTGGGCTGCCCCCGAGTGTGTCCCATTACCTGTTCAATGACCATTTCTGCTTTCCCCCACAGCTGGGTGGCCTCTTTGTAGAGCCCCTTATTCACGGCATCCAGGACATCCTCTGCAACCTGAGACACCTCTGCCAGGCCTTGGTCATCGAGAAGAGACTGGAATGCAAACCGAGAATGAGAAGGCCTGCTCTACTCAGGGACACAGACCCGGCATCACCACAGCTGGGGACaggtgacagaaagaaagagagcaaaacgCTGGCAGAGTCCAGATGGTGGGTATAGGGGTGTTCATGGGatctttcaacttttctgcatATGTGAAAATTTTTCTCATAAAAAGTTGGGGAGATTTTAAACACTATGTTTCTTATGCCTGGAGAAACGGGAACTGGGGTGATGGTTCATTCAGTTTCCCCCAAGGGTGCGGTGTCAACTTCGTAGGCAAACCCCGTCTGTCCTGGGGAGAGAGCCAGGAGGGGTCTGCCAGGCCACTTACCATGGAGGGTGCCGAGATGAGGACTCATCTACTTACCACGCTGTATAGGAATGGTCCCCAGGAGAGCACCGAATCTGAAGGAAACCACACAGGTACAATGTAAGTCCACCGTGGCTCTCCCTTCCAAAGAAAAACCCAACTAGCTTCCCTCCCAAAGTGGAGACAGAAGCAAGAGagctggtggctttggggctatcGGCTCCTTAACTCACTGGTGCCCCTGGCAGGGCACCCCCACGCGGGAGGCGGCATGATGTGGGGACCTTTCTGTTGATTCAGGGCTAATGACACGTTAATTTGGCTTGATCTTGGAGCAGCGAGTGAGTCCCGGCCAGTGATGGCATCCCTGCaggcatggtgtgtgtgtgtgtgtgtgtgtgtgtgcacgcgcacgcacacaggTTCCTCTCTGCTAGACCTCTGGGCTTTCCGACAGCTTAGAATATTCCCCCCACCCTCACATTTCTGCTCTCTATTTGCTCCTCCAGTCTGGGGACTCTACCTTCTGCCGAGGAGCTATTTAAGGAGGAAGACTATGGACTTTGTAATTCAAGCGCCTAGGACTACATTATCAGCCAATTCTTTTCTATTCCACAAACATATTTGAGAATTTACAAAGGGTCGGAAGCCAGCAAGGAATTTTAGAGAtacaaacaagtaaaataatgCCTGCCCTCAGATAGAAGAGTTGGGCTTGGTCTGACAGATTCACAACTCCCATAACTCTACATAAGGCTAGTACCACTGAGATGTGCCAACAAAGTATCAAGGACCACAACTTGCACACTGGATATGTCACTCCTTTCCTTAAAAGACTTCAATAGTTCCCTAAGGCCAAGCATCTCAAAGTATGTTTTAAGGAGCTTCAATACTGCAGGAGTTCAGCCTACgtatcagagaagaaaaaatgattcTTCAGTTAAATATCGCTGAGGCTATGCAAAACAGAGTATTCCCCccactgcaggacttctcagagcctttcaCAGGCCTGTGAAACCT is a window from the Neovison vison isolate M4711 chromosome 5, ASM_NN_V1, whole genome shotgun sequence genome containing:
- the SCPEP1 gene encoding retinoid-inducible serine carboxypeptidase, producing the protein MELAPRTSPLSLLLLLLLHLGSSTGVATDQPAEEGKEVWNYVTVRKDAYMFWWLYYATNPCKNFSELPLVMWLQGGPGGSSTGFGNFEEIGPLDSDLKPRRSSWLQSASLLFVDNPVGTGFSYVNRSDAYAKDLATVVSDMMVLLKTFFDCHKEFQTIPFYIFSESYGGKMAAGIGLELYKAIQQGTIQCNFAGVALGDSWISPVDSVLSWGPFLYSVSLLDDQGLAEVSQVAEDVLDAVNKGLYKEATQLWGKAEMVIEQNTDGVNFYNILTKSTPTSAVKSSLEFTQSPLVHLYQRYVRHLQQDSLSQLMNGPIRKKLKIIPEDCSWGGQSANVFQNMEGDFMKPVISIVDELLEAGVNVTIYNGQLDLIVDTIGQEAWVRKLKWADLPKFKQLKWKAVYSDPESSETSAFVKSYKNLAFYWILRAGHMVPSDQGDMALKMMRMVTQQE